A stretch of the Parafrankia irregularis genome encodes the following:
- a CDS encoding SDR family NAD(P)-dependent oxidoreductase encodes MDLGLGGATVVVSGGSKGMGRAAAERFAADGSRVAVLARGRAALDETVEKLNTLGAPDAVGIATDLTDAGSVTAAFEQVASRFGGVLNVLVNAAGPVEVGVRRFDDLDDAEWAATFDIGTLSAVRCVRAALPLLRAAEWARIVNVSAHSTRRQSPDLVAYTAAKAALTSFSKNLSLSLAPDGILVNTVSPGSFLSEGMKGYLRGLPAERGIDPESLTDAMTVIRDDFGHPAHLPRAGDPAEIGPVIAFAGSRVNSYMTGANINVDGGSDF; translated from the coding sequence GTGGATCTTGGCCTTGGTGGTGCGACGGTGGTTGTCAGCGGCGGATCGAAGGGGATGGGTCGGGCCGCCGCCGAGCGGTTCGCGGCCGACGGGTCGCGGGTCGCGGTGCTGGCCCGGGGCAGGGCGGCGCTGGACGAGACGGTCGAGAAGTTGAACACGCTTGGCGCGCCGGACGCCGTCGGCATCGCGACCGACCTGACCGACGCGGGCTCGGTGACAGCCGCTTTCGAACAGGTCGCCAGCCGTTTCGGGGGAGTGCTCAACGTGCTGGTGAACGCGGCCGGCCCGGTGGAGGTGGGCGTCCGCCGGTTCGATGATCTCGACGACGCCGAATGGGCGGCGACCTTCGACATCGGGACGCTCTCCGCGGTGCGGTGCGTTCGCGCGGCGCTGCCGCTGCTGCGGGCGGCCGAATGGGCCCGGATCGTGAACGTCTCCGCGCATTCGACGCGACGCCAGTCGCCGGACCTCGTCGCCTACACCGCGGCGAAGGCCGCGCTGACCAGCTTCAGCAAGAACCTCTCCCTCTCCCTGGCCCCGGACGGGATCCTGGTGAACACCGTCTCGCCCGGCTCCTTCCTGTCCGAGGGCATGAAGGGCTATCTGCGTGGGCTGCCCGCCGAGCGGGGCATCGACCCCGAGAGCCTGACCGACGCCATGACCGTCATCAGGGACGACTTCGGTCACCCGGCGCATCTGCCGCGTGCGGGCGATCCCGCGGAGATCGGCCCGGTCATCGCCTTCGCCGGCTCCCGGGTGAACAGCTACATGACGGGCGCGAACATCAACGTCGACGGCGGGAGCGACTTCTGA
- a CDS encoding polysaccharide deacetylase family protein, which translates to MAGVITRLPTRDRVIALTFDACGGPHGSGYDQALIDCLRENGIAATLFLNSRWIDANPRVCRDLAAEPLFEIANHGTVHRPLSVSGRSAYGISGTHNAGEVFDEIAVNRDRIQALVGRPPRFFRAGTAHCDNVATAIVADLGEHVVNFDVNGDAGATFSAGQVTRAVLTARPGSIVIAHLNHPEGGTAQGFAKALPQPAAAGYRFVRLSDQIRAAQ; encoded by the coding sequence GTGGCCGGCGTCATCACGAGGCTGCCCACCCGTGACCGTGTGATCGCGCTGACCTTCGACGCCTGCGGTGGACCGCACGGCAGTGGCTACGACCAGGCCCTGATCGACTGTCTCCGCGAGAACGGAATTGCGGCGACGCTGTTTCTCAACTCCCGCTGGATCGACGCGAACCCACGGGTGTGCCGCGACCTCGCCGCCGAACCGCTGTTCGAGATCGCGAACCATGGCACCGTGCACCGTCCGCTTTCGGTCTCCGGCCGATCCGCGTACGGAATCTCGGGGACTCACAATGCCGGTGAGGTGTTCGACGAGATAGCCGTCAACCGCGACCGGATCCAGGCGCTCGTCGGGCGTCCGCCGCGGTTCTTCCGGGCGGGTACGGCACACTGCGACAACGTGGCGACGGCGATCGTGGCCGATCTCGGCGAGCACGTCGTCAACTTCGACGTGAACGGTGACGCCGGCGCGACGTTCAGCGCCGGCCAGGTCACCCGGGCCGTGCTGACAGCGCGGCCCGGGTCGATTGTCATCGCCCACCTGAACCACCCCGAGGGCGGCACCGCGCAGGGCTTCGCCAAGGCCCTGCCCCAGCCGGCCGCGGCCGGTTACCGCTTCGTCCGACTCTCGGACCAGATCCGCGCCGCCCAGTAA
- a CDS encoding DoxX family protein yields the protein MGPVKLTKLARMSPGRVTAAFLISGTVHLVRPAVFEQVVPRWLPRRREIVYVSGVAELVCAGGLLAGAPWARKASAALLLGVWPGNLQMALDATAQARGDDRRPRDLAFATVAWARMPLQIPMIRAVLSNGRTRSGHAEG from the coding sequence ATGGGTCCGGTGAAACTGACGAAGCTCGCGCGGATGAGTCCGGGGCGTGTGACCGCCGCGTTTCTGATCAGCGGCACGGTCCACCTGGTACGGCCCGCGGTGTTCGAACAGGTCGTCCCCCGGTGGCTGCCGCGCCGCCGCGAGATCGTCTATGTGAGCGGCGTGGCGGAGCTGGTCTGCGCGGGCGGGCTGCTCGCGGGAGCACCGTGGGCCAGGAAGGCCAGCGCCGCGCTGCTTCTCGGGGTCTGGCCGGGCAACCTGCAGATGGCCCTCGACGCGACCGCACAGGCACGCGGAGACGACCGGCGGCCACGCGACCTCGCGTTCGCCACCGTGGCCTGGGCCCGGATGCCGCTACAGATCCCGATGATCCGGGCTGTCCTCTCCAACGGCCGCACGCGCTCCGGGCACGCGGAAGGCTGA
- a CDS encoding ImmA/IrrE family metallo-endopeptidase encodes MAGMRSIGSRVLEHIRESCPTVPHRVIAAQVEMTPDAFSRALNDKRAFSSIELARLADHLGADVHWLITGEPDPHRLVVAARHDFDHQTGQRAVPGREADDEVLQSIALAYRQAYPDPCHQPDLPDSPAKIAVALGEDFVRPFAARLEGHLGVDVVRVTGLSTAYSFTIGGHRVIALPITGNWFRDNWSLAHELGHHVLGHHDQGLSNAEWDGHEAAANAFAADLLLPRETLAAVDWEAVGAGELAEMVWRCGVSTDALARRLKAVNSYVPDLVREWAGYATQRLLRRHWVSESGVDEITLRMDEATQRRIPLALQHAHIEAIAAGRLGKGTLAWLLGVDPEALEVDTPSVPEVDVDDLAEALGL; translated from the coding sequence ATGGCAGGCATGCGCAGCATCGGTAGCCGCGTGCTGGAGCACATCCGCGAGTCCTGTCCGACGGTCCCGCACCGGGTCATCGCGGCCCAGGTCGAGATGACCCCTGATGCCTTCTCCCGCGCCCTGAACGACAAACGGGCGTTCTCCTCGATCGAGCTGGCGCGCCTCGCCGACCATCTGGGGGCGGATGTTCACTGGTTGATCACCGGGGAGCCCGACCCGCACCGGCTTGTCGTGGCGGCACGTCACGACTTCGACCACCAGACGGGCCAGCGGGCCGTACCCGGGCGGGAGGCCGACGACGAGGTGCTGCAGAGCATCGCGCTGGCCTACCGCCAGGCCTACCCCGATCCGTGCCATCAGCCGGATCTTCCCGACAGCCCCGCCAAGATCGCGGTCGCGCTGGGCGAGGATTTCGTGCGCCCGTTCGCGGCCAGGCTGGAAGGCCACCTGGGGGTCGACGTCGTGCGGGTCACCGGGCTTTCCACCGCCTACTCGTTCACGATCGGCGGGCATCGGGTGATCGCGCTTCCCATCACCGGGAACTGGTTCCGGGACAACTGGTCCCTGGCCCACGAGCTCGGGCACCACGTGCTCGGCCATCACGACCAGGGCCTCTCCAACGCCGAGTGGGACGGGCATGAGGCCGCGGCGAACGCCTTCGCCGCGGACCTCCTCCTCCCGCGGGAGACGCTCGCCGCCGTCGACTGGGAGGCGGTGGGCGCAGGTGAACTGGCCGAGATGGTGTGGCGCTGCGGCGTGTCCACTGATGCCCTCGCGCGGCGGCTCAAAGCCGTGAACAGCTACGTTCCCGATCTCGTGCGGGAGTGGGCGGGGTACGCGACCCAGCGCCTGCTGCGCCGCCACTGGGTGAGCGAGTCGGGCGTCGACGAGATCACCCTGCGGATGGACGAGGCCACCCAGCGGCGAATTCCCCTCGCCCTGCAGCATGCGCATATCGAGGCGATCGCGGCGGGCCGGCTGGGGAAGGGAACGCTTGCGTGGCTACTGGGAGTCGATCCTGAGGCGCTCGAGGTCGACACCCCGAGCGTGCCCGAGGTCGACGTCGACGATCTCGCGGAGGCGCTGGGCCTCTGA
- a CDS encoding baeRF2 domain-containing protein, giving the protein MDIGTVRDLYASPGRYVTAYASSNPVLENAAHLYDLRWRDIVAELERLGIGPEVRELLMAERGDRYQREGGTRVVVVSGEGKQARTCLTQWLPGRSDVDVLAVGGLPHLLPVLDWMDSRLPHVVAVVDRLGVDVLAYAGGPLPAEAISQDTTRPPWHKAHAGGWAQRRYESHVEEHWKHGAKDDAELIARACRETGADVVILAGDPKALSLLRDELPCEVAAKVVVVQGSRARDGSADHLATRVAEVLAVQVARRRSELLAEFQRYRGRARTLVGAGVGSGVQAGLGGPEGASGPYGVSGPSGIGPAPAGSPGRPMLAASDGAAATAYALSRSQVSRLLLAESPSADEPAWIGDDATEIALDPAGADGLRRPVRAAREDALVRAALGTGASIHAIPPDTPESPADGVGALLRYSLQAGLD; this is encoded by the coding sequence ATGGACATCGGCACGGTGCGTGATCTCTATGCTTCACCCGGCCGGTACGTGACCGCGTACGCGAGCAGCAACCCCGTCCTGGAGAACGCGGCGCACCTGTACGACCTGCGGTGGCGCGACATCGTCGCGGAACTCGAACGGCTCGGTATCGGGCCGGAGGTCCGCGAGCTGCTCATGGCGGAGCGGGGCGACCGGTACCAGCGTGAGGGCGGTACCCGGGTGGTCGTCGTGTCAGGCGAGGGGAAGCAGGCGCGGACGTGCCTCACGCAGTGGCTGCCCGGGCGGTCGGACGTCGACGTCCTCGCGGTGGGCGGGCTGCCGCACCTGCTGCCCGTGCTGGACTGGATGGATTCCCGGCTTCCCCACGTGGTCGCCGTCGTCGACCGGCTCGGGGTGGACGTCCTCGCCTATGCCGGTGGGCCGCTGCCGGCGGAGGCGATCTCGCAGGACACGACCCGTCCGCCGTGGCACAAGGCGCATGCCGGCGGCTGGGCGCAGCGGCGGTACGAGAGCCACGTCGAAGAGCACTGGAAGCACGGCGCGAAGGACGACGCGGAGCTGATCGCCCGCGCCTGCCGCGAGACGGGTGCGGACGTGGTGATCCTCGCCGGCGATCCGAAGGCACTGAGCCTGCTGCGTGACGAGCTGCCCTGCGAGGTGGCGGCCAAGGTGGTGGTCGTCCAGGGCAGCCGGGCCCGGGACGGTTCAGCGGATCACCTCGCGACCCGGGTCGCGGAGGTTCTCGCCGTGCAGGTGGCGCGACGCCGGTCCGAGCTGCTGGCCGAGTTCCAGCGGTACCGCGGTCGCGCCCGTACCCTCGTCGGCGCTGGCGTCGGCTCCGGGGTGCAGGCCGGCCTCGGTGGGCCGGAAGGGGCCAGCGGGCCTTATGGCGTCAGTGGGCCTTCAGGGATCGGGCCCGCCCCGGCGGGATCGCCGGGCCGGCCGATGCTGGCGGCCTCCGACGGGGCCGCGGCCACCGCCTACGCCCTGAGCCGCAGCCAGGTGAGCCGACTGCTGCTGGCCGAGAGCCCGTCGGCGGACGAACCGGCGTGGATCGGCGACGACGCCACCGAGATCGCTCTCGACCCGGCGGGCGCTGACGGCCTGCGGCGGCCGGTGCGGGCCGCGCGGGAGGACGCGCTGGTCCGGGCGGCGCTGGGAACAGGCGCCTCCATCCATGCCATCCCACCGGACACGCCCGAGTCACCGGCCGACGGTGTGGGGGCCCTGCTCCGTTACTCCCTGCAGGCAGGTCTGGACTGA
- a CDS encoding amidase: METHEYACHDGVGLSGLIRRGEVSATEVEQAARNALTSVNEKINGLAAPLFAPALEHGDGPFSGVPFLIKDIGPMARGVRFFCGSRALGPGVPAQEDHELMSRFRAAGLVTMGLTTAPELGLNFATEAVRYGPTRNPWDLDRGAGGSSGGAAALVAAGAVALAHGNDGAGSLRVPASCCGLVGLKPSRGRTPVGADTGMGLLGMLSEFALTRTVRDAAWLLDAVAGPEPGDPFAVAAPTRRYAEEVNADPGRLRVAVTTRAWSGGVVDGEVAQVAVRAAECLAGLGHHVDVASPAVDWESVVSAVAAEATAAAAPFLLAPRQPPAERLEAVSRVMIAAARERRAVDLVAGLNAAGRVSRTVAGFFADTDLLVTPTLAQPPAPHGTLNYDEDGYTVESWLRRLFDHGPFTAVFNITGQPAISLPLGESTGGLPIGVQVVAAHGREDLLLRVAGQLERALPWAQRTPAVHAGRI, from the coding sequence ATGGAGACTCACGAATACGCATGCCATGACGGGGTCGGCCTGAGCGGGCTGATCCGCCGGGGCGAGGTCAGTGCCACCGAGGTCGAACAGGCCGCCCGCAACGCCCTGACGAGCGTGAACGAGAAGATCAACGGGCTGGCCGCCCCGCTGTTCGCCCCGGCTCTGGAGCACGGGGACGGCCCGTTCTCCGGGGTGCCGTTCCTCATCAAGGACATCGGCCCGATGGCCCGGGGCGTCCGCTTCTTCTGCGGCAGCCGCGCTCTTGGCCCGGGTGTGCCGGCCCAGGAGGACCACGAGCTCATGTCGCGTTTCCGGGCGGCGGGGCTGGTCACGATGGGCCTGACGACCGCGCCGGAGCTGGGTCTCAACTTCGCCACCGAAGCGGTCCGTTACGGGCCGACCCGCAATCCCTGGGACCTCGACCGCGGGGCCGGCGGCTCCAGCGGCGGCGCCGCGGCCCTCGTGGCGGCCGGCGCCGTCGCGCTTGCCCACGGCAACGACGGAGCGGGCTCACTGCGCGTTCCCGCGTCGTGCTGCGGGCTGGTCGGGCTGAAGCCGAGCCGCGGACGCACCCCTGTCGGCGCCGACACCGGGATGGGCCTGCTCGGGATGCTCAGCGAGTTCGCCCTGACCAGGACCGTCCGCGACGCCGCCTGGTTGTTGGACGCCGTCGCCGGTCCGGAGCCGGGTGATCCGTTCGCCGTCGCGGCGCCCACCCGCCGCTACGCCGAGGAGGTCAACGCGGATCCGGGTCGACTCCGGGTGGCCGTCACCACCCGCGCCTGGTCCGGGGGTGTGGTGGACGGTGAGGTCGCACAGGTGGCCGTGCGGGCCGCCGAGTGCCTGGCCGGGCTCGGCCATCACGTTGACGTCGCCAGCCCGGCCGTCGACTGGGAGAGCGTGGTCAGCGCCGTGGCGGCGGAGGCGACGGCTGCCGCGGCGCCTTTCCTGCTGGCGCCGCGGCAGCCGCCGGCCGAGCGGCTGGAGGCGGTCTCCCGAGTGATGATCGCCGCCGCTCGGGAGCGCCGTGCCGTCGATCTGGTGGCCGGGCTGAACGCGGCCGGGCGGGTCAGCCGGACGGTCGCCGGGTTCTTCGCGGACACCGACCTGCTGGTCACGCCCACCCTGGCGCAGCCGCCAGCTCCGCACGGCACCCTGAACTACGACGAGGACGGGTACACCGTCGAGAGCTGGCTGCGGCGGCTGTTCGACCACGGTCCCTTCACCGCGGTGTTCAACATCACGGGCCAGCCCGCGATCAGCCTTCCACTCGGCGAGAGCACCGGCGGGCTGCCGATCGGGGTGCAGGTGGTCGCCGCGCACGGCCGCGAGGATCTGCTGCTGCGGGTCGCCGGGCAGCTCGAGCGGGCGTTGCCCTGGGCTCAGCGCACACCGGCGGTGCACGCCGGCCGCATCTGA
- a CDS encoding cytochrome P450, which translates to MSQGDLYYDPYDIGIDVDPYPVYCRLRDESPLYYNEKLDFWGLSRFADVSAALKDLKRLSSAKGDILEVIKADPVMPPGVFINEDPPLHTVHRVLVSRAFTPKKMKALEDKIRAFCSACLEPFEGADRFDFVIDLGDELPMRAIGMLVGIPDAEQPTVRDHAQRGLRNERGKPLKVTRDRYFDGEFYADYVAWREKNPSDDLITELLSVEFEDVSGTTRRLTKEEILIFLAVIAGAGVETTGNLFGWLGKVLAEHPDQRAQLAADRSLIPNAIEELLRFEPPGPHVARYVTEDVEYHGQTVPAGSALLLMLSSANRDERQFTDPDRFDIHRRISQHLTFGHGTHFCLGAALARMEGRIALDEVLNRFPEWDVDLANATRKPTTTVRGWDSMPALIG; encoded by the coding sequence GTGAGCCAAGGCGATCTCTATTACGATCCATACGACATCGGCATCGACGTTGATCCGTACCCGGTCTACTGCCGCCTGCGGGACGAGTCGCCGCTCTACTACAACGAGAAGCTCGACTTCTGGGGGCTGAGCCGTTTCGCTGATGTCAGCGCCGCCCTGAAGGACCTGAAGCGCCTCAGCTCGGCGAAGGGCGACATTCTCGAGGTCATCAAGGCCGATCCGGTCATGCCACCCGGAGTGTTCATCAACGAGGACCCGCCGCTGCACACCGTGCACCGTGTCCTGGTGTCCCGCGCCTTCACCCCAAAGAAGATGAAGGCCCTGGAGGACAAGATCCGGGCTTTCTGCAGTGCCTGCCTGGAGCCCTTCGAGGGAGCCGACCGTTTCGACTTCGTCATCGACCTCGGTGACGAGCTGCCGATGCGCGCCATCGGCATGCTCGTAGGAATTCCCGACGCGGAACAGCCCACGGTGCGGGACCACGCGCAGCGCGGTCTGCGCAACGAGCGCGGCAAACCGCTGAAGGTGACCAGGGACAGGTACTTCGACGGTGAGTTCTACGCCGACTACGTGGCCTGGCGGGAGAAGAACCCGTCCGACGATCTCATCACCGAGCTGCTGAGCGTCGAGTTCGAGGACGTCTCGGGCACGACCCGGCGGCTGACCAAGGAAGAGATCCTGATCTTCCTCGCGGTCATCGCCGGAGCCGGCGTCGAGACCACCGGCAACCTGTTCGGCTGGCTCGGCAAGGTCCTCGCCGAGCACCCCGACCAGCGGGCGCAGCTCGCCGCCGACCGTTCACTCATCCCGAACGCCATCGAGGAGCTGCTCCGCTTCGAACCGCCCGGTCCGCACGTCGCGCGGTACGTCACCGAGGACGTCGAGTACCACGGGCAGACGGTGCCGGCGGGCAGCGCCCTGCTGCTCATGCTGTCGTCCGCCAACCGGGACGAACGGCAGTTCACCGACCCCGACCGCTTCGACATCCACCGCCGGATCAGCCAGCACCTGACCTTCGGCCACGGCACCCATTTCTGCCTCGGCGCCGCCCTTGCCCGGATGGAGGGCCGCATCGCCCTCGACGAGGTGCTCAACCGCTTCCCCGAATGGGACGTCGACCTGGCGAACGCGACCCGGAAACCCACCACCACGGTGCGCGGCTGGGACAGCATGCCCGCGCTCATCGGCTGA
- a CDS encoding SDR family NAD(P)-dependent oxidoreductase, with protein MRDRFALDGRVAVITGGGTGIGRGAALALAEYGADVVLAGRRAEPLESTAKEVEALGRRALALPTDVTSAQQCQQLVDTTLAELGRLDILVNCAGGAETKSLRRWTEDEWHQVLALNLGSVWFLSRAASEPMLSQGGGAIVNISSGASLLGMPQAAPYGAAKAGVNSLTRSMAAAWTGKGIRVNAIAVGAVRAATLTDDAARYGLDPDAIGLMNGSGRLGEPDEIGSAVLFFASDAASFCSGQTLYVHGGPGPAGI; from the coding sequence ATGAGGGACCGTTTCGCGCTCGACGGGCGGGTCGCCGTCATCACCGGCGGGGGGACCGGGATCGGCCGGGGTGCGGCGCTGGCGCTCGCCGAGTACGGCGCGGATGTCGTTCTCGCCGGGCGGCGGGCGGAGCCGCTGGAATCCACCGCCAAGGAGGTCGAGGCGCTGGGCCGACGCGCGCTCGCGTTACCGACCGACGTGACCAGCGCGCAGCAGTGCCAGCAGCTCGTCGACACCACCCTGGCCGAGCTCGGCCGGCTCGACATCCTCGTCAACTGCGCCGGCGGCGCCGAGACGAAGTCGCTGCGGCGGTGGACGGAGGACGAGTGGCACCAGGTGCTGGCGCTCAACCTCGGCAGCGTGTGGTTCCTCTCCCGGGCTGCCTCGGAGCCCATGCTGAGCCAGGGTGGGGGCGCGATCGTGAACATCTCCTCGGGTGCCAGCCTGCTCGGGATGCCGCAGGCCGCGCCCTACGGTGCGGCGAAGGCCGGGGTCAACAGCCTCACCCGGTCGATGGCCGCCGCCTGGACGGGCAAGGGCATCCGGGTCAACGCGATCGCCGTCGGGGCCGTCCGGGCCGCCACGCTGACCGACGACGCCGCCCGCTACGGCCTCGACCCGGACGCGATCGGCCTGATGAACGGTTCCGGGCGGTTGGGGGAACCCGACGAGATCGGCAGCGCGGTGCTGTTCTTCGCCTCCGACGCCGCCAGCTTCTGCTCCGGCCAGACCCTCTACGTCCACGGCGGCCCGGGCCCGGCCGGGATCTGA
- a CDS encoding SDR family NAD(P)-dependent oxidoreductase — translation MSRVAVVTGGASGLGLSICAHLARQGSAVGVLDLDSDAAERAAARLRSGGSRAVAVGVDVADRASVDKAFEVVRAELGPVGILVTSAGVSGFVPFEELTYEVWSRALDVNLTGTFHCAQAAITDMTAAGWGRIVTISSAAGQTGVARQAHYAASKGGVIALTKTLALEYAASGITVNTIPPFTADTPMLRSMQASKHLPRAETLARMVPAGRLGTGDDIAAVCAFLCTDEAGYLTGQVIAVNGGALT, via the coding sequence TTGAGCCGGGTCGCTGTGGTGACCGGTGGTGCGTCGGGGCTGGGTCTGTCGATCTGCGCGCATCTGGCTCGCCAGGGCAGCGCGGTGGGCGTGCTCGACCTGGACTCCGACGCCGCGGAGCGGGCGGCCGCCCGGCTGCGGTCAGGGGGCAGCCGGGCGGTCGCCGTAGGGGTGGATGTCGCCGACCGGGCGTCGGTGGACAAGGCGTTCGAGGTGGTCCGGGCCGAGCTCGGGCCGGTCGGGATCCTCGTCACCAGCGCCGGCGTCTCGGGGTTCGTGCCGTTCGAGGAGCTGACGTACGAGGTCTGGTCGCGGGCGCTGGACGTCAACCTGACGGGCACCTTTCACTGCGCCCAGGCGGCGATCACCGACATGACGGCGGCCGGCTGGGGCCGCATCGTCACGATCTCCTCGGCGGCGGGCCAGACGGGAGTCGCCCGCCAGGCGCACTATGCCGCGTCCAAGGGCGGCGTCATCGCGCTGACCAAGACGTTGGCGCTGGAATACGCCGCCAGCGGGATCACGGTGAACACGATTCCGCCGTTCACCGCCGACACGCCGATGCTGCGGTCCATGCAGGCGTCGAAACACCTGCCCAGGGCCGAGACGCTGGCGCGGATGGTCCCGGCCGGCCGGCTGGGTACCGGTGACGACATCGCCGCGGTCTGCGCGTTCCTGTGCACCGACGAGGCCGGCTATCTCACCGGCCAGGTCATCGCCGTCAACGGAGGGGCGCTCACATGA
- a CDS encoding class I SAM-dependent DNA methyltransferase, with protein MAESAPGYLATVAAAYDGVAEVYAELFADLLDRQPLERALLSAFADLVRPLPGPVADLGCGPGHVTAHLHGLGLDVFGVDLSPEMVALARSTHPGLRFDVGTMTALNLPDRTLGGALCRYSLIHTPPADLPAALAEVHRVLAPGGHLLLGFLATDEPGAEVHAYDHRVTGAFRWPPGRLAELATQAGLVEVAQLIRTPTDGERGRQAQLLARRPLGT; from the coding sequence ATGGCTGAATCCGCCCCGGGCTATCTGGCGACCGTCGCGGCGGCGTATGACGGTGTGGCCGAGGTGTACGCGGAGCTTTTCGCCGACTTGCTCGACCGCCAGCCGCTGGAGCGTGCGCTGCTGTCCGCGTTCGCCGACCTCGTCCGCCCCCTGCCCGGCCCGGTCGCGGACCTCGGCTGCGGTCCGGGCCACGTGACGGCCCACCTGCACGGGCTGGGGCTGGACGTGTTCGGCGTGGACCTGTCGCCGGAGATGGTCGCCCTGGCTCGGAGCACGCATCCGGGGCTGCGGTTCGACGTGGGCACGATGACCGCGCTGAACCTGCCGGACCGCACACTCGGCGGTGCCCTCTGCCGTTACTCGCTCATCCACACCCCGCCCGCCGACCTTCCCGCCGCCCTCGCGGAGGTGCACCGCGTGCTGGCGCCCGGCGGCCACCTGCTGCTCGGCTTCCTGGCCACCGACGAGCCCGGCGCCGAGGTGCACGCCTACGACCACCGGGTGACCGGCGCCTTCCGCTGGCCACCCGGCCGGCTCGCGGAGCTGGCGACACAGGCCGGGCTGGTCGAGGTCGCGCAGCTGATCCGAACACCGACAGACGGCGAACGAGGCCGGCAGGCACAGCTGCTGGCCCGCCGCCCGCTGGGGACATAG
- a CDS encoding GGDEF domain-containing protein has protein sequence MIVMWGSELAYIYNDPCIPNLGDKHPAAMGMPLRQVWPEVWDELYPLSAQVMSGGGATWSANKRLLIRRHGYLEEAYFTFSFSPIREISDGARIAGVLSTYQETTRELIHSRRLACQRELTATLTRLRTQRSVCTRTPAVLEKYPEDIPYSIVVLWDRLPSLSAPLAVAASGLGERRATRNALAVLDRSGVLPEVVEATSLAGGRVVSRVPEWESVQLAGGSPAPATALVVALRNRPAATATPAGLLVIGVSDLLALDQDYRDFVEAIAGQISLGLMLARSREAERTRAASARRSSLHDALTGLPNRTSFLRNLGRALLRSRRRSGRVAVLFVDLDGFKAVNDTLGHRAGDDLLREVAGRLRRTVRPADVVARFAGDEFAVLCEEIATVGAVETIAGRVVDALALARRGGRPTVAASVGVALSGPGLLDPEELLNAADIAMYAAKRQGRGRYLLYEEGMRS, from the coding sequence ATGATCGTCATGTGGGGATCGGAGCTCGCATACATTTACAACGACCCGTGTATACCTAATCTCGGCGACAAGCATCCGGCTGCTATGGGCATGCCGCTCCGGCAGGTCTGGCCGGAGGTCTGGGACGAGTTGTACCCTCTGTCGGCCCAGGTGATGTCCGGGGGCGGGGCGACGTGGTCGGCGAACAAACGCCTCCTGATTCGGCGGCACGGCTACCTGGAGGAGGCGTACTTCACCTTTTCGTTCAGTCCCATAAGGGAAATTTCCGATGGTGCGCGTATAGCCGGAGTCCTGTCGACGTATCAGGAGACGACCCGAGAACTGATCCATTCCAGGCGTCTGGCCTGTCAGCGGGAGCTCACCGCCACCCTGACGCGGTTGCGGACGCAGCGCTCCGTGTGCACCCGCACCCCCGCAGTTCTGGAAAAATATCCGGAGGATATTCCGTACAGCATCGTGGTGCTCTGGGACAGGCTTCCGTCCTTGTCGGCGCCGCTGGCGGTCGCGGCATCAGGACTGGGAGAGCGACGGGCGACCCGGAATGCGCTCGCGGTGCTCGACCGCAGTGGCGTCCTGCCTGAGGTGGTGGAGGCGACGTCGCTGGCGGGCGGGCGGGTTGTCTCGCGGGTTCCGGAGTGGGAGTCCGTCCAGTTGGCCGGCGGTTCTCCCGCGCCGGCAACCGCGTTGGTGGTGGCGTTGAGGAACCGCCCGGCGGCCACTGCCACGCCCGCCGGCCTCCTCGTCATCGGGGTCAGCGACCTGCTTGCGCTGGATCAGGACTACCGGGATTTCGTCGAGGCGATCGCCGGCCAGATCTCGCTTGGTCTGATGCTGGCGCGTTCGCGTGAGGCCGAGCGCACCCGGGCGGCCTCGGCGCGGCGCAGCTCGCTGCACGACGCTCTCACCGGGCTGCCGAACCGGACCTCGTTCCTGCGGAATCTTGGCAGGGCGCTTCTCCGCTCCCGGCGGAGAAGCGGTCGGGTGGCTGTCCTGTTCGTCGATCTCGACGGCTTCAAGGCAGTGAACGACACGCTGGGCCATCGCGCGGGTGACGATCTGCTCCGTGAGGTCGCAGGCCGGCTGCGGCGAACCGTCCGGCCCGCCGATGTCGTGGCGCGGTTCGCCGGTGACGAGTTCGCGGTGCTCTGCGAGGAGATCGCGACGGTTGGTGCGGTTGAGACGATCGCCGGTCGTGTCGTCGATGCGCTTGCGCTGGCCAGGCGCGGCGGCAGGCCGACGGTCGCCGCCAGCGTCGGCGTCGCGCTGTCCGGCCCGGGGCTCCTTGACCCCGAGGAACTGCTCAATGCGGCCGACATCGCGATGTATGCCGCCAAGCGGCAGGGCCGGGGGCGCTACCTCCTGTACGAGGAGGGCATGAGGAGTTGA